A portion of the Bacillus oleivorans genome contains these proteins:
- a CDS encoding HpcH/HpaI aldolase/citrate lyase family protein codes for MQYFSHISKADQAKLFYKMPQIFSKSSARDELQYALGAALYMPATIPNIRDRLFSGQLQGLTTAVICLEDAISDGEVKEAEIKLIREIKSIHSMMLSGFLHIDELPLLFLRVRSPEQLEYLVTELGTSMEVLTGIAIPKFSTANGLPYLQLVRKVNDEIAPLYALPILESKQIIFKDTRYEELKALQQMFSEFREIILNIRIGATDFSGLYGIRRPIDSTIYDIAVVRDVIADIINYFGREENYFTLSAPVWEFFSKTETLQANTNANRSGSSRQSHSKEEDGLIREVLLDIANGLIGKTVIHPSHIGPVQALQAVSYENYMDASTIINGAEANMGVLKSQYANKMNETKPHRFWAEKIIKKSKIYGVLYEERTFDDLLWAATNISYSEKLSHKS; via the coding sequence ATGCAATATTTTTCACATATTAGTAAAGCGGACCAGGCAAAACTCTTCTATAAAATGCCGCAAATCTTTTCGAAATCTTCAGCTAGAGATGAATTGCAATATGCATTAGGTGCTGCCCTTTATATGCCTGCGACTATTCCGAACATTAGAGACCGTCTGTTTTCAGGTCAGCTGCAAGGACTGACAACGGCTGTTATTTGTTTGGAAGATGCCATTTCAGATGGTGAGGTAAAAGAGGCTGAGATTAAATTAATCCGCGAAATCAAATCAATCCATTCTATGATGCTCTCAGGTTTTCTTCACATTGATGAGCTTCCGCTGCTTTTTCTTAGGGTACGGAGTCCAGAGCAATTGGAGTATTTAGTAACGGAGTTAGGTACATCTATGGAAGTATTAACGGGAATTGCGATTCCAAAGTTCTCGACTGCAAATGGATTGCCATATTTACAACTAGTCCGCAAAGTAAATGATGAAATCGCTCCTCTCTATGCACTTCCCATCCTTGAATCTAAACAGATCATTTTCAAAGACACGAGATATGAAGAGTTAAAGGCTCTCCAACAGATGTTTTCTGAATTTAGGGAAATTATTTTAAATATTCGTATTGGTGCAACAGACTTTAGCGGATTATATGGGATTAGAAGACCGATCGATTCTACTATTTATGATATAGCTGTAGTAAGAGATGTTATCGCAGATATTATCAACTACTTTGGTCGTGAAGAAAATTATTTTACCCTATCTGCTCCGGTGTGGGAGTTTTTTTCAAAAACGGAAACTCTTCAAGCAAACACTAATGCAAATAGAAGCGGAAGTTCCCGTCAATCTCACTCAAAGGAGGAAGACGGTTTGATTCGTGAGGTTTTATTAGATATAGCGAACGGGCTCATTGGAAAAACAGTCATCCACCCTTCCCATATTGGACCTGTACAAGCCTTGCAGGCCGTTTCATACGAGAATTATATGGATGCTTCAACGATTATAAATGGAGCAGAAGCAAACATGGGTGTTTTAAAAAGTCAATACGCCAACAAAATGAATGAGACAAAACCACATCGGTTTTGGGCTGAAAAAATAATAAAGAAATCTAAGATTTATGGGGTGCTTTATGAAGAACGAACATTTGATGATCTCCTCTGGGCAGCAACAAACATTTCATATAGCGAAAAGCTTAGCCATAAAAGTTAA
- a CDS encoding phosphoribosyltransferase family protein: MKNEHLMISSGQQQTFHIAKSLAIKVKIEHNPYQLSLDDCFKMALRNNKKRAFLFVSKWLGKHIPIEPKKSLFIGALLGYEYKRQKQNEKVSARIIDLIHSIFNKPRELDESEWVFQTDDPVTFIGFAETATALGYSMFRCFPNSRFFHTTREEVVGRDSFITFEEEHSHATSHRCYVDESYINHQEEIVLIDDELTTGKTVRNIIRSIQKHFPRKRYTVVTILDWRSPEDRELFKELEQECNCEVRVVSLIRGTMTLNQTGPLQFDQSEGGEKSLSIMNPEITLTHLSAICSPPFEMIRNFSLSSNMETYQVPFLKETGRFGLQGIEIPQIEYWIKNLAQQLKKERGSGRLLCLGSEEFMYLPMLLASELGEDVLYQSTTRSPIHVQQTPDYGILRGSHFPAPIDEEISHYVYNILENQYNEIWVFYERMPKLENVDKMREALMYTGVKKINIFYFLKGE; this comes from the coding sequence ATGAAGAACGAACATTTGATGATCTCCTCTGGGCAGCAACAAACATTTCATATAGCGAAAAGCTTAGCCATAAAAGTTAAAATTGAACATAATCCTTACCAGCTTTCTTTGGATGATTGTTTTAAAATGGCATTAAGAAATAATAAGAAACGAGCCTTTTTATTTGTTAGTAAATGGTTAGGAAAACATATTCCAATTGAACCGAAGAAGAGTCTGTTTATTGGGGCTCTATTAGGCTATGAATATAAAAGACAAAAGCAAAACGAGAAGGTATCAGCCAGAATCATAGATTTAATTCATTCGATTTTTAATAAACCGAGAGAGCTGGATGAAAGTGAGTGGGTCTTTCAAACTGATGATCCTGTCACATTTATCGGCTTTGCTGAAACAGCTACGGCGTTAGGGTACAGTATGTTTCGCTGCTTTCCAAACTCGCGGTTTTTTCATACAACCAGAGAAGAGGTAGTGGGAAGAGATTCTTTTATTACTTTTGAAGAAGAGCACTCTCATGCAACATCACATCGCTGTTATGTGGATGAGAGTTATATAAATCATCAGGAGGAAATTGTTTTAATCGATGATGAACTAACAACAGGTAAGACTGTGCGAAATATTATTCGTTCCATCCAAAAGCATTTTCCGCGAAAACGCTATACGGTTGTCACTATTTTAGATTGGCGTTCACCAGAAGACCGGGAATTATTTAAGGAACTGGAACAAGAATGTAATTGTGAAGTTAGGGTTGTAAGCTTAATAAGAGGAACGATGACACTTAATCAAACTGGACCTTTACAATTTGATCAGAGTGAAGGGGGAGAGAAAAGTCTAAGCATCATGAATCCGGAAATTACATTGACGCATTTAAGTGCCATATGTTCTCCGCCGTTTGAAATGATCCGAAATTTTTCTTTATCTAGCAATATGGAAACATACCAAGTTCCTTTTCTTAAAGAAACAGGACGTTTTGGGCTCCAGGGTATAGAGATACCACAAATAGAGTACTGGATTAAAAATCTTGCCCAACAATTAAAAAAAGAACGGGGATCAGGGAGATTATTGTGTTTAGGGAGCGAAGAATTTATGTACCTTCCAATGCTGTTAGCTTCTGAGCTGGGAGAAGATGTTTTGTATCAGTCAACAACTAGAAGCCCGATCCACGTTCAGCAAACCCCGGATTACGGGATATTGCGCGGCAGCCATTTTCCAGCACCGATTGATGAAGAAATCAGTCACTATGTCTATAACATTCTAGAAAATCAGTATAACGAAATTTGGGTGTTCTATGAGAGAATGCCAAAGCTTGAGAATGTCGATAAAATGCGTGAAGCCCTTATGTATACAGGTGTCAAGAAAATAAACATTTTCTATTTCCTTAAAGGAGAGTAA
- a CDS encoding cysteine protease StiP family protein — translation MKVQNFKTVGSGSYQPQDVQFLLKDLSHITLEGSLEDREFRIQNKAEHYSESLPAEKLPSFQYLECYEKALTLNGLLTADLIKKVSVQLYNLFQEEMVLVSLARAGTPVGILMKRYLSMYMGKTIPHYSISIIREKGLDLNALAYIKTKHKNKKVIFIDGWTGKGSITRELYKSCELFSKRENESVEPILAVLSDPAHSAAISGTNDDILLPHACLNATVSGLISRTIHNQKWISPDEFHGAKLYKEWSDSDHSNSYVETITSLFTPAEINQGNGLLHPPLFLGAEEVNQIAHEFHIENIHLIKPSIGETTRVLLRRLPWGILVKNKKDPQVQHILALAEEKHVEVIEYRSMSYRSCGIIQPMGDAK, via the coding sequence TTGAAAGTTCAAAACTTCAAGACAGTCGGATCAGGAAGCTATCAGCCGCAAGACGTACAATTTTTATTGAAAGATTTAAGTCATATAACGCTAGAGGGAAGTTTGGAAGATAGAGAATTCCGTATTCAAAATAAGGCAGAACACTACAGCGAATCCCTTCCCGCTGAAAAGCTCCCCAGTTTCCAGTATCTTGAGTGCTATGAAAAAGCTCTAACTCTTAATGGTCTTTTAACAGCAGATTTAATTAAAAAGGTAAGTGTGCAATTGTATAATCTTTTTCAAGAGGAAATGGTATTGGTTTCACTGGCCCGGGCAGGAACTCCTGTTGGAATATTAATGAAAAGATATCTCTCGATGTATATGGGGAAGACTATTCCGCATTATAGTATTTCTATAATCAGAGAAAAAGGATTGGACCTGAATGCTTTAGCCTATATCAAAACGAAACATAAAAATAAGAAAGTTATTTTCATAGATGGATGGACAGGGAAAGGAAGTATTACGAGGGAGCTGTATAAAAGCTGTGAACTATTTTCAAAAAGGGAGAATGAATCGGTAGAACCAATTTTAGCCGTTTTAAGCGACCCTGCTCACAGCGCTGCCATATCTGGGACCAACGACGATATTTTGTTGCCTCATGCCTGTTTAAATGCAACTGTTTCAGGTTTAATCTCGAGGACTATTCATAATCAAAAGTGGATTAGTCCTGATGAATTTCACGGGGCAAAGCTATATAAGGAATGGTCTGACTCTGATCATTCTAACTCATATGTGGAGACAATCACTTCTTTATTTACGCCAGCTGAAATAAATCAGGGGAATGGCCTGCTTCATCCGCCGCTGTTTTTAGGTGCAGAGGAAGTAAATCAAATCGCTCATGAGTTTCACATAGAAAACATCCATTTAATTAAGCCAAGTATAGGTGAAACCACTAGAGTATTACTAAGAAGACTTCCGTGGGGGATACTTGTTAAAAACAAAAAAGACCCTCAAGTTCAGCATATTCTTGCATTGGCTGAAGAAAAGCATGTTGAAGTAATCGAATATCGTTCAATGTCCTATCGAAGCTGTGGGATCATTCAGCCGATGGGTGATGCCAAATGA
- a CDS encoding HAD family hydrolase yields the protein MIFATDLDRTLIFSKRALSEFHQSEEDLIEVERTKLHRSYMSKLSYQLIKELNTKITIIPITTRTFDQYNRLAVPFFNKRESHYVTSNGAVVIKNGKRDTEWDQILLEKMSQFPYPFSSVNQLLLTYENQNVIDVQRLEHLYFCLTFKKANDIDLIVTILAEIEAMGWEHYTHRNKIYVIPPFLQKGNAIKYIKQKTRETISWAAGDSRMDYSFLSLSERSFVPRHGELALHMDESSRWIKTKTSGLKAAEEILLTIYKEVFLGSSLAEAINLQVRNKEVLNANINTKVKTKVSIVGKKGDNSRQKKSE from the coding sequence ATGATTTTTGCTACAGACCTGGATCGGACTTTAATTTTTTCCAAGAGGGCCCTTTCCGAGTTCCATCAATCTGAAGAGGACCTGATTGAAGTGGAACGGACTAAACTTCATCGGTCCTATATGTCAAAATTATCGTATCAGCTCATCAAGGAATTGAATACTAAGATTACGATTATACCTATAACGACGAGAACATTTGACCAGTATAACCGGCTAGCAGTACCTTTTTTCAATAAACGGGAGAGCCATTATGTAACATCGAACGGAGCAGTTGTTATTAAAAACGGCAAACGGGATACAGAATGGGATCAAATCCTTCTTGAGAAGATGAGTCAGTTTCCCTATCCGTTTTCATCTGTAAATCAATTATTACTAACTTATGAAAATCAAAATGTCATAGATGTTCAAAGATTGGAGCATTTATATTTTTGTCTTACATTTAAAAAAGCAAATGACATAGATTTAATTGTCACAATTTTGGCAGAAATTGAGGCCATGGGATGGGAGCATTATACGCATCGCAATAAAATCTATGTGATCCCGCCTTTTTTGCAAAAAGGGAACGCAATTAAGTATATAAAGCAAAAAACCAGGGAAACGATTAGCTGGGCCGCAGGGGATTCAAGGATGGACTATTCATTTTTATCCCTCTCAGAACGCAGCTTTGTTCCGAGACACGGGGAGCTCGCTTTACATATGGATGAATCGAGCAGATGGATAAAAACGAAAACCTCCGGCTTAAAAGCTGCGGAGGAGATTCTTTTAACGATTTATAAAGAAGTATTTTTAGGTTCTTCCTTAGCTGAAGCAATAAATTTACAGGTTAGAAATAAAGAAGTACTTAACGCGAATATAAATACAAAAGTCAAAACTAAAGTAAGTATAGTAGGTAAAAAGGGAGATAACAGCAGACAAAAGAAAAGTGAATAA
- a CDS encoding YceG family protein: MYQDNLYGKLHPKILSIRAEEWEEVLKKDLTNRPSFEIKQNELTFSQIVSLHLGTPFDIDEYYNRLYDYVHDRTFGFAHLDHFNLDKTIEQKDFQALQKLILTSREEKLSINRFVAFLDGENLLIRDKNPAINRRIREAMVETLRLFESTEQNGLQSANLRRVLVDVIKWAKNHLPILLDSSNPEKSLARVLWYGDANESQVYFLYYMYVLGFDLAIFNPAGDDPISKLKNSMTYSFIYTYPDQSEPEPFPKERRRRQATVAYRASREIEAILNHEGSLLYKPWQLRDYTPSSLTLKTTYDELFILIKEKAFVRPEFEVKNGHVNIPSIFAKIMGVSRDRKEYWERIQFLMQLPHTQLIQQFPFTRPVNNDFRFHYQDALGQDGLLSPEKMMRSHYWKYKHLATGLQKGIAHAIRTLCSRPSLLPVHGESKEEVNIYMFTQSMQIPANILQLLQTFDYSQDVPTLVLYNNELNGQLSRSDAVILLLLNQFGVDIVLYNPPGHNDLENYMDPDKFDTHWLDDMVFNLEFKEPSIIKKIFSQGFLKNLRGD, from the coding sequence ATGTATCAAGATAATTTATACGGAAAGCTTCACCCAAAGATTTTATCCATTCGGGCTGAGGAATGGGAAGAAGTGTTAAAAAAAGATTTGACCAACAGGCCATCCTTTGAGATAAAACAAAATGAACTGACTTTTAGCCAAATCGTGTCACTTCATTTGGGTACTCCTTTTGACATAGATGAATACTATAACAGGCTTTATGACTATGTTCATGATCGGACATTTGGATTTGCTCATTTGGATCATTTCAATTTAGATAAGACCATTGAACAAAAAGATTTTCAGGCACTGCAAAAACTAATCTTAACAAGCCGTGAGGAAAAACTATCTATTAATCGTTTTGTAGCTTTTCTTGATGGGGAAAATTTGCTCATTCGCGATAAAAACCCAGCTATTAATAGAAGAATAAGAGAAGCTATGGTTGAGACTCTAAGATTATTTGAATCAACGGAACAAAATGGTTTACAATCAGCAAATTTGCGCAGGGTTCTTGTTGATGTGATTAAATGGGCTAAAAACCACCTTCCGATTTTACTTGATTCAAGCAATCCAGAAAAATCATTAGCAAGGGTGCTCTGGTATGGAGATGCGAATGAAAGTCAAGTCTACTTCCTCTACTACATGTATGTGCTTGGTTTTGATCTTGCTATTTTTAATCCAGCCGGGGACGATCCGATATCAAAACTAAAAAATTCAATGACGTATTCTTTTATTTATACATACCCTGATCAGTCTGAACCAGAACCATTTCCGAAAGAAAGAAGGAGGCGTCAGGCAACGGTCGCATACCGGGCATCAAGGGAAATCGAAGCAATATTAAATCATGAGGGTTCTTTATTATACAAGCCATGGCAGCTGAGAGATTATACACCTTCATCCCTTACATTAAAAACCACTTATGATGAACTATTTATTTTAATAAAAGAAAAAGCATTTGTGAGACCCGAGTTTGAAGTAAAAAATGGTCATGTCAATATTCCTTCTATTTTCGCAAAAATAATGGGGGTTTCGCGAGACCGAAAAGAATATTGGGAACGTATACAATTTTTAATGCAGCTCCCCCATACACAACTCATACAGCAATTTCCTTTTACCCGTCCGGTCAACAACGATTTCCGCTTTCACTATCAGGATGCATTAGGACAAGACGGATTGCTCTCACCAGAAAAAATGATGCGATCCCATTATTGGAAATATAAGCATTTGGCTACGGGGTTACAAAAAGGTATCGCGCATGCGATCAGGACATTATGCAGCCGTCCCAGTCTGCTCCCTGTACACGGTGAGTCAAAAGAAGAAGTCAATATTTACATGTTCACGCAAAGTATGCAGATCCCTGCAAATATATTACAGCTTCTGCAAACGTTTGACTATTCGCAGGATGTACCAACGTTAGTCCTGTACAATAATGAATTAAATGGCCAGTTGTCCCGTTCTGATGCAGTTATACTTTTATTGTTAAATCAATTTGGGGTCGATATAGTTCTTTATAATCCGCCTGGACACAACGATTTAGAAAATTACATGGATCCAGATAAATTCGATACCCATTGGTTAGATGATATGGTTTTTAACTTAGAGTTTAAAGAACCATCCATTATAAAAAAGATTTTTTCACAAGGATTTCTTAAAAATTTGAGAGGTGATTAG
- a CDS encoding toxic anion resistance protein: MANSLQTDTQQQLVTTMPDDKITESKVPEIKLKLRNEPDVQQLASRIDERDQIQILEFGKEPAEQISRFSDQILSNMRTTKVEDSGVLLKQLGKIMDKFDKKDFEQTGGGLFGKLFKRGEKLIEKLFGKYQTMGAEIDKIYVEISKYQGEMVDSTNMLENMYEENYQYYLTLEKYIVAGELKSEQIRNEVLPQLEQKAQAGDQVAGMQLDSLKNTLELLEQRIYDLEMAKMVSLQTAPQIRMLQRGNTKLIGKINSAFVTTIPIFKNGLIQAVAAKRQKLVADSMSELDRRTNEMLVRNAQNISKQSTDIARLAGSPSIKIETIEETWNIIMKGMEETKRIEDENKRLREEGTKKLEQLQTNFKNMKR, encoded by the coding sequence ATGGCAAATTCTTTACAAACGGATACCCAGCAACAATTAGTAACAACAATGCCTGATGACAAAATTACAGAATCAAAAGTACCCGAAATTAAATTAAAACTTCGAAATGAGCCGGATGTACAACAGCTGGCAAGCAGAATTGACGAAAGAGACCAAATTCAAATTTTAGAATTCGGTAAAGAGCCTGCTGAACAGATTTCCCGTTTTTCTGATCAAATATTATCCAATATGAGAACAACCAAGGTTGAAGATTCCGGCGTGTTATTAAAGCAGCTTGGAAAAATTATGGATAAGTTTGATAAAAAGGATTTTGAACAAACAGGCGGTGGTCTTTTCGGAAAACTCTTTAAACGGGGCGAGAAACTGATTGAAAAACTGTTTGGCAAGTATCAGACGATGGGAGCAGAGATTGACAAAATCTATGTTGAGATTTCTAAGTATCAAGGGGAAATGGTAGATTCAACCAACATGCTTGAGAATATGTACGAAGAGAACTATCAATATTATTTAACCCTAGAAAAATATATTGTAGCCGGAGAGCTTAAGTCAGAACAAATAAGAAATGAAGTGCTTCCTCAATTAGAGCAAAAAGCTCAAGCTGGAGACCAGGTTGCCGGAATGCAGCTGGATTCTCTAAAAAATACGCTTGAGCTTTTAGAACAAAGAATTTATGACTTAGAAATGGCTAAAATGGTATCCCTTCAAACGGCACCGCAAATTCGGATGCTCCAACGGGGGAATACAAAACTAATCGGGAAAATTAACTCTGCGTTTGTAACAACAATTCCGATCTTTAAAAATGGTTTGATTCAAGCCGTTGCAGCCAAAAGACAAAAGCTTGTTGCTGATTCAATGTCTGAATTAGACCGGCGAACCAATGAAATGCTCGTCCGCAATGCACAAAATATATCCAAACAAAGTACAGATATTGCCCGTCTTGCTGGCAGCCCAAGCATTAAGATCGAAACGATTGAAGAAACATGGAATATTATCATGAAGGGTATGGAAGAAACAAAGAGAATTGAAGACGAGAATAAACGTCTGCGTGAAGAAGGTACGAAGAAACTAGAACAACTGCAGACAAATTTTAAAAATATGAAACGTTAA
- a CDS encoding TerD family protein yields the protein MAISLQKGQRVDLTKGNAGLTKIMVGLGWDPVQSKSGGGLLGSLFGGGSSNNVDCDASVFMLNENEKITSNQNIIYFGNLRSSDGSVAHSGDNLTGDGAGDDEQIMIDLQKIPANIHKLVFVVNIYDSVKRKQHFGMIRNAFIRVVNSSNNQEMIHYNLTDDYNGQTSLIVGEIYRHGQDWKFAAVGTGTQDPGLRELVRRYQ from the coding sequence ATGGCGATATCATTACAAAAAGGACAAAGAGTCGATTTAACAAAAGGGAATGCAGGCTTAACAAAAATTATGGTTGGTCTAGGCTGGGATCCTGTTCAGTCCAAAAGTGGCGGAGGTTTATTAGGTTCATTGTTTGGCGGCGGTTCTTCCAATAATGTAGACTGCGATGCGTCTGTATTTATGTTAAATGAAAATGAAAAAATAACATCTAATCAAAATATTATTTATTTTGGGAATTTAAGAAGCAGCGACGGCAGTGTAGCTCATTCCGGCGATAATCTTACTGGTGATGGAGCTGGAGATGACGAACAAATCATGATTGACCTGCAAAAGATTCCCGCTAATATCCATAAGCTTGTTTTTGTTGTGAATATTTACGACAGTGTAAAAAGAAAACAACACTTTGGCATGATTAGAAATGCATTTATTCGTGTGGTGAATTCTTCAAACAATCAAGAAATGATTCATTACAACCTAACGGATGATTATAACGGCCAAACCAGTTTAATTGTTGGAGAAATTTATCGTCATGGGCAAGACTGGAAATTTGCTGCAGTCGGAACGGGTACTCAAGACCCTGGTTTGCGTGAATTAGTAAGAAGATATCAATAA
- a CDS encoding TerD family protein yields MSINLQKGQKIDLTKTNPGLTKVMVGLGWDINRYDGKNDFDLDASAFLTDENGKVINDSDFIFYNQLKHPSGCIEHTGDNRTGEGDGDDEQILIDFSKVPSTIHRIAVAVTIHDADTRSQNFGQVSNSYVRVVNDETHVELLRFDLGEDFSVETALVVCELYRHNGEWKFNAIGSGFQGGLAALCRNYGLQV; encoded by the coding sequence ATGAGCATTAATCTTCAAAAAGGGCAAAAAATCGATTTAACCAAAACAAACCCAGGATTAACAAAGGTTATGGTCGGATTAGGCTGGGACATCAATCGCTACGACGGGAAAAATGACTTTGACTTAGATGCCTCTGCTTTTTTAACGGATGAAAATGGAAAGGTAATCAATGATTCTGACTTTATTTTTTATAATCAATTAAAGCATCCTTCCGGCTGTATTGAACACACAGGTGATAATCGGACTGGTGAAGGTGATGGAGATGATGAACAGATCTTAATTGACTTCAGCAAGGTTCCATCAACCATACATAGAATTGCTGTTGCGGTTACGATTCACGATGCGGATACCCGTTCACAAAACTTCGGTCAGGTGAGTAACTCCTATGTACGAGTAGTAAATGATGAGACACACGTTGAATTATTGCGTTTTGATCTGGGAGAGGACTTCTCTGTTGAAACAGCTTTAGTGGTTTGTGAACTGTATCGTCATAATGGCGAATGGAAGTTTAATGCAATTGGAAGCGGATTTCAGGGCGGACTCGCTGCCCTTTGCAGAAACTACGGGCTCCAAGTGTAG
- a CDS encoding anthrax toxin lethal factor-related metalloendopeptidase, with product MPKYITFIFVLILPFSLFQSAEMMSPIGVQLKEISINSELKQNLSLDNPSLIESIVLLPDNHTYDEFEAAKMIMRLDNLPPEVLKRAVEEGIHVRLFNEELTDFPSTQHLKGVTPRGYEDRDTTWDEVPGIGGSELVLVKIGHSEKGDGHGSINLELHEFAHSLDHFVFGDVRLDIRFLTVWEQEAPFIFPGDSYFLSYPEEYFAETFAMYFYTQGSRTSLQELAPLTFEYITSITSF from the coding sequence ATGCCAAAATATATAACATTCATCTTTGTATTAATCCTCCCTTTTTCTTTATTTCAATCCGCTGAAATGATGTCACCAATAGGTGTTCAACTAAAGGAAATTAGTATAAATTCAGAATTAAAACAGAATTTATCTTTAGACAATCCTAGTTTAATAGAATCAATCGTATTATTGCCTGACAATCATACTTATGACGAGTTTGAAGCAGCCAAAATGATTATGCGATTAGATAATCTGCCGCCAGAGGTGCTAAAACGCGCAGTAGAGGAAGGAATTCATGTAAGATTATTTAACGAGGAGTTAACAGACTTCCCTTCGACTCAACACTTAAAAGGGGTTACTCCGAGAGGATACGAGGATCGGGATACTACCTGGGATGAAGTGCCGGGAATTGGCGGTTCAGAGCTGGTCCTTGTTAAAATTGGCCATAGTGAAAAAGGAGATGGTCATGGGTCTATTAATCTGGAACTTCATGAATTTGCCCATTCACTTGATCACTTTGTGTTTGGGGATGTTCGTCTTGACATTCGCTTTCTCACCGTTTGGGAACAAGAGGCGCCTTTTATATTTCCTGGTGATTCCTACTTTCTTTCTTATCCTGAGGAATATTTTGCTGAAACCTTTGCCATGTATTTTTACACCCAAGGGTCTAGAACTAGTCTACAAGAATTGGCCCCTTTAACTTTTGAGTATATTACTAGTATCACATCATTTTAA
- a CDS encoding thymidylate synthase, giving the protein MEQYLELCRHVLSSGSKKEDRTGTGTISTFGYQMRFNLEEGFPLLTTKKLHIRSIIYELLWFLKGATNVQYLQENGVRIWNEWADENGELGPVYGAQWRSWPDHHTGGTIDQITQLVDMIKTNPDSRRLIVNAWNVADIPKMALPPCHCLFQFYVNDGKLSCQLYQRSADVFLGVPFNIASYALLTHMIAHVTGLKVGEFIHTFGDVHIYQNHVEQVKLQLTRDPKPLPTLKINKEVKDIFSFQYEDFELLNYEAHPHIKGVVSV; this is encoded by the coding sequence ATGGAGCAATACTTAGAGCTTTGCAGGCATGTTTTGTCTAGTGGATCGAAAAAAGAGGACAGGACTGGAACGGGGACGATTAGTACATTTGGTTACCAAATGAGATTTAATCTGGAAGAGGGATTTCCTTTATTAACAACGAAAAAGCTGCATATAAGATCAATTATTTATGAACTCCTATGGTTTTTAAAGGGAGCTACAAATGTACAATATTTGCAAGAAAATGGAGTCCGTATCTGGAATGAGTGGGCTGATGAAAATGGTGAGTTGGGGCCGGTTTATGGAGCGCAATGGAGATCCTGGCCAGATCATCATACAGGGGGAACGATTGATCAGATTACTCAACTGGTAGACATGATTAAAACAAACCCTGATTCACGCCGATTAATCGTGAATGCATGGAATGTAGCTGATATTCCGAAAATGGCGCTTCCTCCATGTCATTGTCTGTTTCAGTTTTATGTCAATGATGGAAAGCTGTCCTGTCAATTGTACCAGCGATCTGCCGATGTATTTTTAGGCGTTCCGTTTAATATTGCCTCCTATGCATTGTTAACCCATATGATTGCTCATGTAACAGGTTTAAAAGTCGGTGAGTTTATCCATACTTTTGGTGATGTGCATATTTATCAAAATCATGTTGAACAAGTAAAACTGCAGCTTACAAGAGATCCAAAACCGCTGCCAACACTGAAAATTAACAAAGAGGTTAAAGATATCTTTTCTTTCCAATATGAAGATTTTGAACTGCTTAATTATGAAGCTCATCCGCATATTAAAGGAGTCGTAAGTGTATGA
- a CDS encoding dihydrofolate reductase, which produces MISCLLAMDRNQGIGYKNDLPWHLPEDLKYFKRVTMGHTIVMGRKTFDSIGKALPGRNNVIMTRDTHYDHPEGTEVIHSVDDLVSINKQKPEEEFFVIGGAEIFRQVLPFTDRLYITFIEAEYKTDTYFPKINWDEWNLVSSIPGEKQQEAGVEYEFRVYEKMQD; this is translated from the coding sequence ATGATATCTTGTCTGTTAGCCATGGATCGCAACCAGGGGATTGGCTATAAAAATGATTTGCCCTGGCATCTTCCCGAAGATCTCAAATATTTTAAAAGGGTGACCATGGGTCATACGATTGTGATGGGAAGAAAAACGTTTGATTCGATTGGAAAAGCTTTGCCAGGCAGAAATAACGTAATAATGACAAGAGACACACACTACGATCACCCTGAAGGAACTGAAGTCATCCATTCTGTGGATGACCTAGTTTCGATAAATAAACAAAAACCGGAAGAAGAATTTTTTGTAATTGGCGGTGCCGAGATCTTTAGACAGGTTCTCCCTTTTACTGACAGACTCTATATTACATTTATTGAAGCTGAGTATAAGACTGATACTTATTTTCCGAAAATCAATTGGGATGAATGGAACCTTGTTTCCTCCATACCTGGGGAAAAGCAACAGGAAGCAGGAGTGGAGTATGAATTTCGTGTTTATGAAAAAATGCAAGACTAA